In Pseudonocardia sp. DSM 110487, the sequence TCGTGGCTGCGCCATGCGGCGGCGAAGTCCGGGCTGTGCGCGGCGATCTCGTTGACCAGCTCGCCGAGCGCGCGGTCTGCAGGGTGGCGGGCGCTGGTCGCGCGTAGTTCGGCGGCGGATTGCCGAGCGAACTCGCCTTCCCCGCCGGCTGGGGCCGAGCAGAGGGTGTCGCCCAGCCGGACGGCCAGCCGCAGGGTGTTGCGCTCCTCGGCGGGCAGCAGCTCGAAGTCGGTGATCAACGCCGCCGCTGCGGCGTTCCAGGTCAGGATGTCCTCTCGTTCGTCGACCAGGTAAGCGGGAATGGGCCCGAGTTGGTGCAGCAGCCGTCGGGCGTCGGCGGGCACGGGCGCGCGGTCGGTGTCGCTGCTGGGCGGGGCTTGCCCGGCCAATCGGGACAGGTGCTCGCGCTCCGCGGTGGTGAGCCGCAGCGCCGTGCCCAGCGCTGCCAGCACCTGGGGCGACGGATGCGGTCCGCGGGCCTGCTCGAGCCGCTCGTAGTAGCTGGTGGACACCCCGGCCAGGCCTGCCACCTCTTCCCGGCGCAGCCCGGGCGTGCGTCGGCCACGCCGACCGGTCGGGCGGGTGCCCTGCACCTGGTCCGGGTGCAGCGCTTCCCGCCGGCGGCGCAGGAAGTCCGCCAGTTCGCCTTTGCTCACCATGACAGGTTGGCACGGCGGCGCCCGTTTCATCCACGGACCGCCGGTCCGGGGCTCACCCGTCCGTTCCGAAACCACGGCCTCGCCGCCACGTTGGTGTTCTCGCACCCACGAAACGTTGGAGGACCACGGTGTCACGCACACCTGAGGAGACATTCCGTCGGTTGCTGGATCTACTGCTGGCCAAGGACATGGATGCCATCGCCGACCTGTGGGCGGACCACGGCACCGCCGCATTCCCTTTTGCCGAGGGCGCCTCGCCCCGGCGGCTGGACGGGCGCGAGGCTGTCCGCGACTACCTGGCCGGCTATCCGGAACACATGGACGTGCAGTCCGTGCCGACGATCACCGTGCACCACACCCAGCAGTCGGACACCATCGTGGTGGAGTTCACCGCGCACGGCTACACGGTGCGCACTGGCGAGCCCTACCGGTTGGACTACATCACGGTGGTCACCACCCGAGATGGCCTGATCACCCGCTACCGGGACTACTGGAGTCCGCTGGCCGCGGCCGAGGCGGCCGGCATGCTGCCCGAACTGCTCGGCTCGTTGCGCCCGGAGGGCGCCCGATGACCGCGGTGCTGGTCACCGGCGGCACCGGGAAGACCGGGACCGTGCTGGCAGAGCTGTTGCGCGGGAGCGGTGTGCCGGTCCGGGTGGCCAGCCGCAACCCGTCGGCCGGTGACCCCGAGGCGGTCCCGTTCGACTGGGACGACCCGGCCACCCATCCGGCGGCACTGCGCGGGACGGACCAGGTCTACCTGGTGCCCCCACCCCACGCAGTGGATCCGATGCCGCTGGTCGGGCCGTTCCTGGCCGAGGCGGAACGCCTCGACGTGCGCCGGGTGGTGCTGCTCGGCTCCGCCATAGAATTGCCGAACGCCCCCGGCGCGCTGGAGCTGGCCGCGCGAGTGCGGGCCCGGCCCGGCTGGGTGGTGTTGCGCCCGTCCGGGTTCATGCAGAACTTCCTGAGCCCTCATCCGTTGGGCGACCGGATCAGGCGACACGGCGAGATCCGCACTGCTGCCGGTACCGGCCGGGTGGGGTGGATCGACGCCCGGGACATCGCTGCCGCCGCCTCCGCGCTCCTGACCGACCCGGACGGCCGCACCGCCGACCAGCGCGATTACCTGCTCACCGGGCCGAAGGCGCTCAACTACCAAGACGCAGCAGCGATCATCACGGCCCAGACCGGCCGGCCGATCCGGGTCGAGCCCATCGGGGTCGACGACGCGGCGCTCAGCTACCGGGCCACCGGGATGCCGACTTCGCTCGCCAACGCTCTCGCCGCAGTCGACGCCGGCCTCACCGCTGGCCGGGAGGACCGGATCACCACCGCCGTGCTGGACCTGACCGGCTGCCCACCCCGCACCTTCGCCGAGTTCGTCCGTGGCCACGCGACCGAGTGGGCGAACTGAGGGTCGTGGGAGCTACCCGATTATGGTGGCCGGGTGACGGAGGAGGCCAAGGCGGCCCGGCAAGACCGTAGGCGCCGCGGCCTCAGCCACCCCGGCCCGAGCGTTGTCGCGGCAACGGAGGCGGCGACGGATGTCAGAATCGTGCGCACCGCGGTATGTACGGAGCAGGTGAGCGGCGGCTTTGCGCTCTCACGAGGACCGCCCACCGAACCCACGGCGACGGCGCGGGTTGGTGCGCTGCGCGGTGTGCCAGCGCAAGATGTCGGGCGAGATGGTGCGCAAGAACGGGTACTACCGGTGCGCCGCACGAACCCTCGCGCCCGGATCGGCCGCGCTTGCCGACCACCCGCTCACGGTCAACCTGCGTGAGGACGTGATCGTCGATGCGCTGAACCGGTGGATCGGGCGCCTGCTCGACCGCGAGAACCTCGACCAGACCGTGGCGCAGCTGCTCGGCTCGCAGCCGGCCAGCGGGGTGCCGACCGATTCGAGCGCTGCGAAGGCCAAGCGGGCTGACGCGGAACGTCGCCTGCAGCGGTTCCAGGACGCGATCGCGGCCGGTGCCGATCCGGCCGCTGTCGTCGAGCCCATGAACCAGGCGCAGGCCGAACGAGCGGCAGCGCAGGCGGAGATCGACGCTGTCTCGAAGCAAGGCACGGCACTCGACGTCGCAGAGGTCTACGCCATGATCGACTCGCTGGGCGACGTGGGCGCCACGCTTTCGGAGGCCAAACCGACGGCACTCAACCGGCTGTACCGGGAGCTGAACGTCAGCGCCATCTACCTGCCAGAGGAGCGGGCCGTGGATGTCACGGCCCGACCCCGTGTGGATAGTGCGCGTGTCCGAGGAGCGAGGTACCCACACGCCCCCACATCCACGGCGGCAAGTCGGTGTGTGATCACGAGGCGTATCCCCGTGACGGCCGTGTCCTGAGGTCCTGCGAGCCCGCCCTGGGCACCGCAGACTGTGACTGAATGTAGTCGGGGTAAAGAAACCATGGCGCGGCCATGTCGAAGTCGCGACGTGGACACCGATCCGCAAAGGTCTCCACGGTTCACAAGACACGGGATCGGGCCCCGACGGACAAGGAACTGAGCAGTGTGACCGTCTGCCTTCCCGGCGGCCGCCCTCCTGCACAGGCGGCCTCCCCGGACTCTGCCGAGTCCGCCGTTTGCCACGGCAAGATCATATATTGGAGTGGTGATCAACAAGGCCTCAGGCCGATCATAGAAGAGCGTTCCCGTCAATCCGCCATTCAATGCAAATAACATTGTTTGACGACGGCGTGGAACAAATGTACAGTCCGAATGATTCGACGTTAGATGTCGATCGTTGGCGCCGACGGCACGGCCTGCGTCGGACGCAAGCCGACATGGAGGGTGGAGTGCGGCGGGACGGACCAATCGAAACTGGCGTCCTGTACTGTGCCGACAACCTCCGTCAGTTGACAGCCCTGCCAACCGAAACCGTCGACCTAGTATATCTAGATCCGTCATTCTTCTCGAATCGACGCTATGAAGTAATCTGGGGCGACGAGGCAGAGGTGCGGTCGTTTGAGGATTGCTGGGAAGGTGGAATTAACGTCTACGTAGACTGGATGCAACGGCGTTGCCGGGAGCTGCATCGCGTCCTAAAATCCACAGGGTCCTTGTACTTGCACTGCGATCCGCATGCAAGTCACTATCTCAAGGTCATGCTGGATGGAATATTCGGCATGGGCAATTTCCGAAACGAAGTAATATGGCGCCGTATGGGCTCTCACGCGAAGTCTTGAAGAGGGCTTCGGTGTTTTTCGCCAAGGAACTCGACCGCCCCGCGACGAAGTGATCCGCTACATCGACGAGCACAAGGATCGCTTCGGGGTCGAGGCCATCTGCCGGATCTTGCGTCCGGCACCGTTACGGGTGGCCGGCACGGTCAAGCCCGTGCCGGCCGTCTGCTCTACGGGTCCAGACGCGGGCGCGGCGGCCTCGCGGGCGTAGTCGGTGAGGCCCTTGGTTGGTGGCCTGGGACCTCCTGGACGTGAATCTTCACCTCGCCGTCGACCGGCGGCCTCTCGACAACCAGTATGCCGGCGTCGGCCTCGGGCACGCCCTGGGAGCTTCGTGACTACTTCAACCGTTGGCGGATGCGTTGACGTGCCCAGAGTGCCGAGACCGTGGGCACGATCGCGGGGCGTTCATCGCGGCCGGAGGCTCAGGAACCAGCCACGTTTGTGGCGCGGTCCAGCCGGTGGATCGGATCCACTCGGCCAGGTCCAGGGTGGCCGGCTCGATCGCCCGCACCACCGCAAGATCCGACGGGTGTTCCGCCGCCTTCGCGAACTGGCGGAACATCGCCCTGTCGAGGTCGCTGGGAAGCACGCTCAACGGGAGGGCCTCGTAACGTGCCGGGAGCCCGGCGCGCGCGCCGAACGCCGCGGCGATCTGAGGGCCCGTCAGCTCGTCGCCGACGAGCTCGACGGCTCCGCCGGGTGCCTCCGCGGTGTCGAGCAGGAGCGCGGCGGCGACCCGGCCGATGTCCCTGACCGAGATCATCTTCAGGGCGACGTCCTCCGGCAGCGGCAGTCTCAGCACGATCTCTCCGTGCTCCAGGCTCGGTGCCATCACCTCCATGAAGGGGGCCGGGCGAACCATCGCGGCCCTGAGGCCGGACTTCCTCAGATGCTCCTCGATCGAGTGCTTCGAGTCATGGTGCGGCACACCCGACTCCCGGTCCGCGCCGAAGACCGAGTTGAACACGACGTGCGGGACGCGTGCCGCGACCGCCGCGTCGACCAGCGCGGTGCCGATGCGGATCTCCGTCTCGACCTCTTCGAGGTTGTTCGCCTCCGGGGTCATGAAGTAGAACGCCTCGACCGCCGTCAGCGCGGCGGCCAACGACGCCGGGTCGTCGGTCCGGATGGCCGCCAGCTCGACGCCGCGGGCGGCCAGCGCCTGAGCCCGGTCGGACTGCGGGTTGCGGACCAGGGCCCGCACCGGGGCCTTGTGGTCCAGCAGCGCGTCGACCACCGCCCCGCCCTGTTGCCCCGTCGCGCCGAAGACTGCGATCGTGCCGGTCGTCTGTGTGGCGGTGGGGGAGGACGACGCGGGCGCGGCGTCCTCGAGCTTGATCTGTTGTGACATGTCTCCACGATGCGGTCTGCGGCGCCAGGCGCACCACCGGTATCGCGCCAGGTTCTTCCGATAACCCGCCAGTGGCGGGGTAGCCTCGATCGCGTGTCCGACCCCAGCGGCGAGCCGAGCTTCTGCACCGACGATGCGCCGTTGTCGGCGCCGCTGGCCCATGGCGCCGACGTGGCCGCGCACTTCCACGACTACGGCCAGCTCCGCTACGCCGCGCGTGGGGCCCTGGTCACAGCGACCCAGGTGGGCACCTGGGTGGCGCCGGCCAGTCGGATCATGTGGGTGCCGCCCTTCGCGGTGCACAGCAGCAAGGCGTACGGCGAGACGGACATCCGGGTGCTGTCGCTGCCCGTGACGCTGACCGGACAGCTGCCGGCCGAGCCGTCGGTCTTCGTGGCGAGCGCGTTGCTGCGCGAGGCCTATCTGGCTCTGATGAGTGAGGGCGAGCCGCTGGAGAGCCCCCGTGCGCGGCTGCTGATCGACGTCGTACTCGCCGAGCTCGCCCGCGCCGCACAGGAGCCGCTGCGCCTCCCGGAGCCGAGCGACCGGCGTCTCATGGCGGTCACCGACCTGCTCCACGTGGACCCAGCAAGCCCGGCGACCCTGGCCGAGCTGGGCCACCGCACCGGCGCCAGCGAACGCACCCTGAGCCGACTGTTCGGCAGCGAGCTGTCGATGAGCTTCCACCAGTGGCGCACCCTGCTGCGCATCCAACGGGCGCTGATCGAGCTCAGCGACGGTGCCTCGGTCACCGACACGGCGATCCGGCTGGGCTGGTCGAACCCCAGCAGCTTCATCGACGCCTTCACCGAGCTGGTCGGTCAGACACCCGGCCGCTATCGCTCGTCGGCTCGGTCCTCCCGCAGCTCCCATGGGTGAGAGGTTGGCGGGGTAGCCGTAGTTCCTGGCGGAACATCGGTCGCAGCCCAATTGTGCGGGAGCCCACGCTGGAAGGGTGACTCCCTCCGCCACCACCCAGAGCTCCTCGCCAGCATCGACGGCCTCGGCCGGTGCGACGCTGAGCGATCTCATCGTCCAGTCACGGTGTATGTGGTGCGTGCGGAAGCTCGGTTTGGCTCTGTCCGTGAGTCATGACCGCCGATGTGCGTGAGTTTCAACCGCAGCTGCGATGCGCCTGCCTGATCAATGTCGGTGAGATTTGACCGCACTTGCCGCCAGCGGGCGGCGTCGTCGGGGTGCCGGCTGGCCCCGTAACGGTCAGTCGGCGGACAGATGCGTTCGCGGGCGGCCGCGGCCGTCGGGAACTCGGCGCGGATGGTGGGCAGCCGCACCATCCGTCCCGTCGCGCCTGCGGCGCTCGACGCGATCCTGTCAGCTGATGACGACGGGAAGCTCGAATGCGGCGAAGACCGCGGGATCCTGGAAGACGACCGTGTGCGAGATCTTCCCGCCGGTGACGGTGAAGACCTGCAGCGTGTGCAGCCGGTGTCCGCCGTCGGGCTCCGGTGCGTACGCGGCGACGGCCGGCTGACCGTTGGCGGCGGTCGGCACCATCCGCCAACCCACGCCACGCATCGCGAAGACGCGCCGGATGAAGGCGCCGTAGTCGTCCCGGCCCACGTACCACAGCGGGACGGGCGGCATCTCCAGGATCGCGTCCTCGGTGAGCAGCTCGACCAGTGCGTCGACGTCGCCGGCCTCGAACGCCCGTACGTAGGCCTCCACCGCGTCGCGGACGCCGCGGTCTTCGGCAGGGGTGACCTCGTCCTCGACGACATCCGCCAACCCGGCTCGTGCGCGCTGCAGTGCGCTGTTGACGGAGGCGACCGACGTGTCGAGCAGCCCGGCGACCTCGGCCGCGCTGAACTCCAGCCCTTCACGCAGCACCCAGACGGCGCGTTGGCGAGCCGGCAGTAGTTGCATGGCCGCTACCAGCGCGAGCCGCATGCTGCCGCGTCGCACTGCCTGGTCCGCGGGGTCGTCGGGGAACGGCTGCAACCAGGGCACCTCGAACGATGGCAGCAGCGGCGCGTCGGGGTCGGTGCTCGGCGGGCCGAGCCCGGAGGGGAGCGGCCGGCGCGCCTTGCTTTCCAGCGCGGTCAGGCAGACGTTGGTCGCGATGCGGTACAGCCAGGTGCGGACCGACGCCTTGCGCTCGTCGTAGCGTTCGCGCGCCTTCCAGGCCCGCAGCAGCGTCTCCTGCACCAGATCCTCGGCCTCGTGGACCGACCCGAGCATCCGGTAGCAGTAGGCCACGAGCTCGCGCCGGTGCTGCCCGGTGGCCGACTCGAAATCGATGGCGCTCATCGCGATGAGTATCGCGGGCCCCGCCGGTATGTACGGCATCGAGTCACACCGACCGAGCGAGGAGTTCGTCATGGGCAATGTGATCGTCATCGAGTACGTCACGCTGGACGGCGTCGTCGAGGACCCGGACGGGTCGGGGGGCACACCGGCCGGCGGCTGGATGTTCCGACACGGCCCCGAGCCCGTCGAGGGCGACAAGTTCGGGATGGGGCCGGTGCTCGACACCGGCGTCATGCTGCTGGGCCGCACGACCTGGGATACCTTCTCGAAGATCTGGCCGAGCCGGACGGACGAGTTCTCGACCGCGCTGAACAACATCCCGAAGGTGGTCGCCTCGCGCTCGCTGACCAGCACCGACGCGTGGCAGAACTCGTCGCTGATCAAGGACGATGTGATCAGCACGGTGCGCAGGGAAGATCGGGATGTCATCGTCACCGGCAGTCTCGGCATCGTGCGCGAGCTCGCCGAGCACGACCTGATCGACGAGTATCGGCTCATCGTCCTCCCGACCGTCGCCGGCACGGGCCGTCGCCTGTTTGCCGACGGCACCCCGCCCGTCGACCTGGAGCTCACCTCGGTCGAGCAGAAGGGGGCCGGCGTGCTCCTGCGCTATCGCCGAGCTCGCTAGTGCTCCCCAGTCATGGTCCACGCGACCGAGGTCGGGTCGCCGATGCAGCAGCCCTAGGAGGGTCCTGAACAACTCGGGCCGTAGCGAGCGGCGTCCAGGTGGTGTCCTCGCAAGGCGGACGATCGCGCCGATACCGCTGTTGTATCGGCGCGATCGTCCAACGCGGCGAGGGCGCCGCTTGGGCGCCGCGCAGTAGGTCCGAGTTGTTCAGGGCGCTCCTAGGCGGGTGACGGTGTCGACGGTCAGCTCCCGGCCTCGGTCGTGACGACGAGCCACGTCAATGGCAGTAGATGCTGGGGTCGAGCAGTCAGAACAGCATGGTCTGCGCAGGGTCGATCCGCAGCAGGACAGCGCGCACCGCCGCGTCGTCCCAGCCGTCGCGGACCGCGGCGGCCAGCTGGCGGGATCGTTCGGCGAGCATCACCGCGCACCTCCGCGCCCCGATGCTGACACCGTTGCGCGCACTCGAGTGCGGTCAAAACTCACCGACATCGACTCCGGCCGTTCAAGGGTGCGGTCGAGACTCACGCACATCTGCGGTCACCACTGACGGACAGAATCATCGGTTCTCTTCGCGCTCACGGATTCGCTTGAGCGATCTCGCCACCCCACTGCGCCGGCCCTATCGGGATTCGACCAGGCGGCGGGCGACCTCGACACGGACTTCCTGCTCAGCCGTGGCCAGGTCGAGGCCGAGCTCCGCCAGCACATCGCTGGCCGAACCGCCGACGTGCAGCAGCCCGAGAAGGACGTGCTCGGTCCCCACGAAACCGTGATCGAGATCAGCTGCGGCGCGGGTGGCGTGCTCGAGCGCGGCCTTCGCCGGCGGCGTGAACGGCGGCTTCGCGGGCGGGGCAGCGGCTTCCGCGGGAGGAAGCTTCCCAAGGATGACGGTGTTCGCGGCGTCGGCGGAGCCAGCGTGCCGGATGATCAGCTCCGATCCGATTCCCTGGGGTTCTCCGAGGAGCCCGAGCAGGAGGTGCTCGGGTCCGACGTGCTGGTTGCGATGGTGGCGGGCGGCTTCTTGAGCAAGGACCACGACGTGGCGGGCGCGGCCGGTGAACCTGGAGAAGAGCCCACGACGGCTCTGCTGGGCGGCCTGCCGGGAGACCCCGAGCGCCTCACCGATCGCAGTCCATGAAGCTCCGGTCGTCTTGGCGGCGCTCACGAAGTGCCCGACCAGCTGATCGCCGGTATCGGCTAGGAGGTACGCAAGGTTCTGCGCCTTGGTGACGCGCTCGACCGGCGCGTCGGAGGGGACTGCTCGTTCGACCTCGGCGATCAGCTCGCGCAGGTGAATGCTCGGCGATGGCGGCATCTGTCAAGCCTGGATTGACGCCCCACTGCTGTCAAGCGGAGATTGACGCCGCATCAGCTTCGATGAGACCCACATCAGCTACCGCCGCCTCGGCATCAGCCTGCCCCCGTCGGCATCACCCCTGGTGAGACCGGACAGGTCCCTGAGGTGAGCTAGGCCGGCCACCGGGCGACGGGATCGGATATCTGGGTTTATCCGACGTGACGCCATGAGCTTCGATTGCGCCTACCTTATTCATAATCAATTTCACGATTGCGTAATCGCAACCGAGCAGTATCCAGTCGCCTCCGAACTGCCCCGGCTGCAGCCCGATCGTTGAGGATGTTGGCCTGACCAGGCGCCAAACCAGGCCCGTTCCTCGTCGTGACGGCGCAGTCAGCGTGCACGACCAGGCCGCATACCATCGCATGAGGGTGATCATCTGACGGTGGGCGACCTGGTCGTCTGGTCAGCCTGCCGGTGCGGTGGTCTTGCTCGGAGCCTCTTTGATGACGGTCGCGCGTAGTCGGTCGGCTCTGGTGGAGCCGAGTGCCCACTGTTCGATCATCTGCCTGCGCCCGGGCACCTGCCCGGTGATGCGTTCGCGCTCGCGCAGCCAGTCGAGGATGTGGTCGTCGGGCACTCCTCCGGCCGGGATGCGGTCGTTGTGCCTGTGTTCTGGCACGCTTGGCTGCCCAGCCGGGTTCGAGGCATCCCGCGGGTGTTGACGGGGCGCAGCGTGCTCGAGCTCGTACAGGTGCCCGTTCGTGCCCGCCGGTCCGTGCCCGTTGTTGGCCGTGGGCTCGGCGGGCACCTCGTTCCGTGGGTGCCTGGTCTCGCTGTCGTGGCGGGCTCCGCGGGTCTGCGGTGCCCGTGCTTGGCGACCGGGCTTGATGGGCAGGTGTCCGGGCGCGAGTTGGGCGTCGTTGGGCACATGACCGGTCAACTCGCCGCGCCGTGCGCCGGTGGCGATCGATTGCTGTTGGGTCGGGTATGCGACGAGCGCAACCAGTTCGAGTGTGATCGCTAGGCAGTTCGAGTGTGATCGCTAGGCAGATCGGTGGCCACAGGGCGACGACGAGGTCTGCGACTACTCAGCGGCGACGTGCCTGATCTCCGATCTGCTCCCAGACGAGTACATCCGCTCGAAGCCGGCGGCTTCCGGCGGCATTGCAGGCCCACGATGGCGTGGTGGCGAAGCGGTAGCGCCTACACCCCTTCGAACCAGTGGTCGTCGAGCTGGTGCGCATGTGCGACATAGAGCTTCCTCGTGACAGCGGCGCGATTCCCACTCACCAGCAGCCGTGCGGCGGTCACACGTCCGTGTGCCGCGAGGAACCGCACGGCGGGCAGGACGTCGCCGCTCATCTTCGGTGTCAGCTTCCCGACGCGCTCACCGTTGACACGCACCTCCACGATGTCCCGCGTCGCCCGAGCAAGCTGCTCAATGACGTGATGCAACGTCGCGTACACCCATTGCTGGCCGTCCGTGCCGGGGATCGCGGCGAGCTGGTCAAGGCGTGAGGTCGTGTCGTGGACTTGAATCGTCGACCCGTCGGGTAGCAGGACGTGCGGCTCTTGCGGTGTGCTGTTAGTGGGTAGCAGCAGGTGCGGTTCGTCGAGCGCAACGTGAACCCCTGCGCCGTATCGCGTGACCGTCGCGTCTTGGTTGGGGTCCCGGTCTTCGTAGTCGCCAGCCCAGATCCGGGCGGTGACCGTCGGTCGCCGACCTGATGCATAGATCTGGTCGAGCGCCGGGCGATACCGCCGTGCGTCCTCTCGCGGCAGGTAGCCGATCCGCTGTTCGTCGGTGTGTACCGCTACAGCGTGCGGATCGAAGCGGTTGGTCGGTTCACGAACGAACGTGGCTACTGCGCGGTGTTCGGTGCCCTTCGACGGTGTTCGGCTCCGACCACGGATCGAAGCGCAAACAGGTGCGCCCGCGCGATGGTCGCGGTCAGCGGTGCGATCGGGTTTCGTCGGGCTGGTCATGCCACACCTCGTCCGCCTCGTCGTCAGCGCGGGTCATGCACGGGTGCTCGTCGTGACCCCGCTCGTGGGAGCGATCTTCATCGAGTGGGTCGACGTGCTCTCGCGCACCCTTGTCGCGCCGCGTGAACTCCTGCTCGGGACCATCACCGCGCTGGTCGGGGTGCCGGTGTTCGTCGTCTTGATGCGCCGCAAGGCGTACCTGTTAGGGAGCCGCTAGTGGATGTCCGCCGGAACGGGCTATCCGTCGTCGTCGATGGGAAGGCCCTGGTGCGGGAGCTGTCCCTGGATGTCGCCGAGCGGCAGGTGGTCGGACTGATCGGACCCAACGGCAGCCGGAAATTCACCGCCCTGCGGTGCATCTATCGGGCGCTGCG encodes:
- a CDS encoding helix-turn-helix transcriptional regulator; amino-acid sequence: MSKGELADFLRRRREALHPDQVQGTRPTGRRGRRTPGLRREEVAGLAGVSTSYYERLEQARGPHPSPQVLAALGTALRLTTAEREHLSRLAGQAPPSSDTDRAPVPADARRLLHQLGPIPAYLVDEREDILTWNAAAAALITDFELLPAEERNTLRLAVRLGDTLCSAPAGGEGEFARQSAAELRATSARHPADRALGELVNEIAAHSPDFAAAWRSHDVRPRPTLRKRLHHPELGELELERRTLLLPGTDLRLVIYTADPGGPSAAALARLGPPSREEDSPA
- a CDS encoding nuclear transport factor 2 family protein; this translates as MSRTPEETFRRLLDLLLAKDMDAIADLWADHGTAAFPFAEGASPRRLDGREAVRDYLAGYPEHMDVQSVPTITVHHTQQSDTIVVEFTAHGYTVRTGEPYRLDYITVVTTRDGLITRYRDYWSPLAAAEAAGMLPELLGSLRPEGAR
- a CDS encoding NAD(P)H-binding protein codes for the protein MTAVLVTGGTGKTGTVLAELLRGSGVPVRVASRNPSAGDPEAVPFDWDDPATHPAALRGTDQVYLVPPPHAVDPMPLVGPFLAEAERLDVRRVVLLGSAIELPNAPGALELAARVRARPGWVVLRPSGFMQNFLSPHPLGDRIRRHGEIRTAAGTGRVGWIDARDIAAAASALLTDPDGRTADQRDYLLTGPKALNYQDAAAIITAQTGRPIRVEPIGVDDAALSYRATGMPTSLANALAAVDAGLTAGREDRITTAVLDLTGCPPRTFAEFVRGHATEWAN
- a CDS encoding DNA methyltransferase yields the protein MEGGVRRDGPIETGVLYCADNLRQLTALPTETVDLVYLDPSFFSNRRYEVIWGDEAEVRSFEDCWEGGINVYVDWMQRRCRELHRVLKSTGSLYLHCDPHASHYLKVMLDGIFGMGNFRNEVIWRRMGSHAKS
- a CDS encoding NmrA/HSCARG family protein, which codes for MSQQIKLEDAAPASSSPTATQTTGTIAVFGATGQQGGAVVDALLDHKAPVRALVRNPQSDRAQALAARGVELAAIRTDDPASLAAALTAVEAFYFMTPEANNLEEVETEIRIGTALVDAAVAARVPHVVFNSVFGADRESGVPHHDSKHSIEEHLRKSGLRAAMVRPAPFMEVMAPSLEHGEIVLRLPLPEDVALKMISVRDIGRVAAALLLDTAEAPGGAVELVGDELTGPQIAAAFGARAGLPARYEALPLSVLPSDLDRAMFRQFAKAAEHPSDLAVVRAIEPATLDLAEWIRSTGWTAPQTWLVPEPPAAMNAPRSCPRSRHSGHVNASANG
- a CDS encoding AraC family transcriptional regulator, producing the protein MSDPSGEPSFCTDDAPLSAPLAHGADVAAHFHDYGQLRYAARGALVTATQVGTWVAPASRIMWVPPFAVHSSKAYGETDIRVLSLPVTLTGQLPAEPSVFVASALLREAYLALMSEGEPLESPRARLLIDVVLAELARAAQEPLRLPEPSDRRLMAVTDLLHVDPASPATLAELGHRTGASERTLSRLFGSELSMSFHQWRTLLRIQRALIELSDGASVTDTAIRLGWSNPSSFIDAFTELVGQTPGRYRSSARSSRSSHG
- a CDS encoding sigma-70 family RNA polymerase sigma factor, with protein sequence MSAIDFESATGQHRRELVAYCYRMLGSVHEAEDLVQETLLRAWKARERYDERKASVRTWLYRIATNVCLTALESKARRPLPSGLGPPSTDPDAPLLPSFEVPWLQPFPDDPADQAVRRGSMRLALVAAMQLLPARQRAVWVLREGLEFSAAEVAGLLDTSVASVNSALQRARAGLADVVEDEVTPAEDRGVRDAVEAYVRAFEAGDVDALVELLTEDAILEMPPVPLWYVGRDDYGAFIRRVFAMRGVGWRMVPTAANGQPAVAAYAPEPDGGHRLHTLQVFTVTGGKISHTVVFQDPAVFAAFELPVVIS
- a CDS encoding dihydrofolate reductase family protein translates to MGNVIVIEYVTLDGVVEDPDGSGGTPAGGWMFRHGPEPVEGDKFGMGPVLDTGVMLLGRTTWDTFSKIWPSRTDEFSTALNNIPKVVASRSLTSTDAWQNSSLIKDDVISTVRREDRDVIVTGSLGIVRELAEHDLIDEYRLIVLPTVAGTGRRLFADGTPPVDLELTSVEQKGAGVLLRYRRAR
- a CDS encoding Clp protease N-terminal domain-containing protein; this translates as MPPSPSIHLRELIAEVERAVPSDAPVERVTKAQNLAYLLADTGDQLVGHFVSAAKTTGASWTAIGEALGVSRQAAQQSRRGLFSRFTGRARHVVVLAQEAARHHRNQHVGPEHLLLGLLGEPQGIGSELIIRHAGSADAANTVILGKLPPAEAAAPPAKPPFTPPAKAALEHATRAAADLDHGFVGTEHVLLGLLHVGGSASDVLAELGLDLATAEQEVRVEVARRLVESR
- a CDS encoding HIRAN domain-containing protein, giving the protein MRGRSRTPSKGTEHRAVATFVREPTNRFDPHAVAVHTDEQRIGYLPREDARRYRPALDQIYASGRRPTVTARIWAGDYEDRDPNQDATVTRYGAGVHVALDEPHLLLPTNSTPQEPHVLLPDGSTIQVHDTTSRLDQLAAIPGTDGQQWVYATLHHVIEQLARATRDIVEVRVNGERVGKLTPKMSGDVLPAVRFLAAHGRVTAARLLVSGNRAAVTRKLYVAHAHQLDDHWFEGV